The Desulfosporosinus acidiphilus SJ4 genome has a window encoding:
- a CDS encoding HAMP domain-containing sensor histidine kinase: protein MVIKLLKSLFKRLYIKIEHHKRVHIRKHQEFRRRHREFHKQQHQLYRQSEFWVKHRQFKRDHRSLRFLRPMSIIFNLIILGLLFKWVGIRSISIFFAIFIIIKEILQFIFLWRLEKRIFKPILKLQNGVEEIAQGNYYVQIESDESCDLGFIGLLVDSFNEMALKLQVGEKMKLEYEENRKTLIANISHDLKTPISSVQGYLEAILDGVVSSPEKVNKYLKTIYQNTVYIDKLIDDLFLFSKLDMQKLEFKFEIICIRAFMEDLMEEFKFELEERNIKFDYHNKMAGDCELFIDRKRINQAFKNIIGNAVKYGVDKELMINITLKRKDNVIVIDVEDNGPGIPADKLPYIFNRFYRIDSERTKDLMSTGLGLAIAKELVQAHGGTLSVSSIEQEGTCFSIKLPIMENNRNERGLE, encoded by the coding sequence ATGGTGATCAAATTGCTTAAGAGCTTATTTAAACGCCTATATATAAAGATTGAACACCATAAGAGAGTTCATATCAGAAAACATCAGGAATTTCGCCGGCGACATCGGGAATTCCATAAGCAGCAGCACCAACTTTACCGACAATCGGAGTTTTGGGTAAAACACAGACAATTTAAACGAGATCATAGGTCACTGCGCTTTCTTCGCCCCATGAGCATTATCTTCAATTTAATCATTCTCGGTCTGCTCTTCAAGTGGGTAGGAATTCGCTCAATCAGCATATTCTTTGCAATATTTATTATAATTAAGGAAATTTTGCAATTTATTTTTTTGTGGAGATTAGAAAAGAGAATATTTAAGCCTATTCTTAAACTTCAAAACGGAGTAGAAGAAATCGCTCAAGGAAATTATTATGTTCAAATCGAAAGTGATGAGAGTTGTGATCTCGGGTTTATCGGATTATTGGTGGATTCTTTTAATGAAATGGCTCTAAAATTACAAGTCGGTGAGAAGATGAAATTAGAGTATGAAGAAAATCGCAAGACTTTAATTGCTAATATTTCCCATGATCTTAAAACTCCTATATCGTCGGTTCAAGGCTATTTGGAGGCAATATTAGACGGAGTTGTCAGTTCCCCTGAGAAAGTTAACAAGTATCTTAAGACAATTTATCAAAATACTGTTTATATAGATAAGCTAATTGATGATCTTTTCCTGTTTTCAAAGTTAGATATGCAAAAGTTGGAGTTTAAATTTGAAATTATTTGTATACGAGCTTTTATGGAAGATCTTATGGAGGAATTTAAATTCGAATTGGAGGAACGAAATATCAAATTTGATTATCACAATAAAATGGCAGGTGACTGCGAACTTTTTATCGACAGAAAACGGATAAATCAAGCCTTTAAAAACATTATTGGAAATGCCGTCAAATACGGTGTAGATAAGGAATTAATGATTAACATTACCCTTAAGCGAAAGGATAATGTTATTGTTATTGATGTTGAGGACAATGGACCGGGAATTCCAGCAGATAAACTTCCCTATATATTTAACAGGTTTTATAGGATAGACAGCGAACGTACAAAAGACTTAATGAGTACCGGACTTGGCCTCGCGATTGCAAAGGAACTCGTTCAAGCCCATGGGGGTACTCTGTCAGTTTCCAGCATTGAGCAGGAAGGTACATGTTTTTCGATAAAACTTCCGATTATGGAGAACAATCGGAATGAAAGAGGCCTTGAATGA
- a CDS encoding HIT family protein, with protein MGDCVFCGLPQEATFAENDLFRAIYDRNPVSKGHALIISKRHVTNIFEAKPEEMAAIGELLKQVKGMLDEEYHPDGYNVVANVGTVAGQTVFHLHLHVIPRYQGDKDILKWDVQ; from the coding sequence ATGGGGGATTGCGTATTCTGTGGACTGCCTCAGGAAGCCACATTTGCTGAAAACGATCTCTTTCGAGCTATTTACGATCGGAATCCGGTGAGTAAAGGTCATGCTTTAATTATTTCAAAGCGCCATGTGACTAATATCTTTGAAGCTAAGCCGGAGGAAATGGCAGCCATAGGGGAACTATTAAAGCAGGTAAAGGGTATGCTTGATGAGGAATATCATCCAGATGGTTACAACGTAGTTGCGAATGTAGGGACTGTAGCTGGTCAGACGGTTTTTCATCTGCATCTTCATGTCATTCCTCGTTATCAAGGGGATAAAGATATTCTGAAATGGGATGTTCAGTAA
- a CDS encoding response regulator transcription factor, producing the protein MKRILIIEDDLNIAELERDYLCLNGYDTEIVQDGIQGLKKALTGRYDVIIVDLMLPGKDGYQITKEIREKFEIPVIIVSAKNEDIDKIRGLGFGADDYLTKPFSPAELTARVKSHITRYERLKGRAVALEVINHRGLEINTASRKVFVNGKEVLLTTTEYELLVFFATNPNIVFSKEHLLATIWGDEYFGDTATVSVHVQKIRKKIERDPSNPEYIETLWGAGYRFNA; encoded by the coding sequence ATGAAGCGGATTTTAATTATTGAAGATGATTTGAATATTGCTGAATTAGAGCGGGACTATCTCTGCTTAAACGGGTATGATACAGAAATTGTCCAAGATGGGATTCAAGGCTTAAAAAAAGCCTTAACCGGTCGTTACGACGTAATTATCGTTGACCTAATGCTGCCTGGCAAAGATGGATACCAAATCACGAAAGAAATACGTGAAAAATTTGAAATTCCAGTCATTATCGTTTCTGCCAAAAATGAAGACATCGATAAGATTAGGGGGTTGGGGTTTGGAGCCGATGATTACTTGACAAAACCTTTTAGTCCCGCCGAGCTGACTGCAAGGGTTAAATCACATATCACCAGGTATGAACGACTCAAAGGCAGAGCCGTTGCTCTTGAAGTGATCAACCATCGGGGATTGGAAATTAATACAGCATCTCGTAAAGTTTTTGTCAATGGCAAGGAGGTTCTATTGACAACCACTGAATATGAGCTTCTAGTTTTCTTTGCCACAAATCCTAATATTGTTTTCAGCAAAGAACATCTTCTTGCTACGATCTGGGGAGATGAGTACTTCGGAGATACCGCAACAGTTTCTGTCCATGTTCAGAAGATCAGAAAAAAGATTGAAAGAGATCCATCGAATCCGGAATATATAGAAACATTGTGGGGTGCGGGTTATCGGTTTAATGCCTAG